From Homo sapiens chromosome 6, GRCh38.p14 Primary Assembly, the proteins below share one genomic window:
- the CNR1 gene encoding cannabinoid receptor 1 isoform b (isoform b is encoded by transcript variant 2), with translation MKSILDGLADTTFRTITTDLLGSPFQEKMTAGDNPQLVPADQVNITEFYNKSLSSFKENEENIQCGENFMDIECFMVLNPSQQLAIAVLSLTLGTFTVLENLLVLCVILHSRSLRCRPSYHFIGSLAVADLLGSVIFVYSFIDFHVFHRKDSRNVFLFKLGGVTASFTASVGSLFLTAIDRYISIHRPLAYKRIVTRPKAVVAFCLMWTIAIVIAVLPLLGWNCEKLQSVCSDIFPHIDETYLMFWIGVTSVLLLFIVYAYMYILWKAHSHAVRMIQRGTQKSIIIHTSEDGKVQVTRPDQARMDIRLAKTLVLILVVLIICWGPLLAIMVYDVFGKMNKLIKTVFAFCSMLCLLNSTVNPIIYALRSKDLRHAFRSMFPSCEGTAQPLDNSMGDSDCLHKHANNAASVHRAAESCIKSTVKIAKVTMSVSTDTSAEAL, from the exons ATGAAGTCGATCCTAGATGGCCTTGCAGATACCACCTTCCGCACCATCACCACTGACCTCCT GGGAAGTCCCTTCCAAGAGAAGATGACTGCGGGAGACAACCCCCAGCTAGTCCCAGCAGACCAGGTGAACATTACAGAATTTTACAACAAGTCTCTCTCGTCCTTCAAGGAGAATGAGGAGAACATCCAGTGTGGGGAGAACTTCATGGACATAGAGTGTTTCATGGTCCTGAACCCCAGCCAGCAGCTGGCCATTGCAGTCCTGTCCCTCACGCTGGGCACCTTCACGGTCCTGGAGAACCTCCTGGTGCTGTGCGTCATCCTCCACTCCCGCAGCCTCCGCTGCAGGCCTTCCTACCACTTCATCGGCAGCCTGGCGGTGGCAGACCTCCTGGGGAGTGTCATTTTTGTCTACAGCTTCATTGACTTCCACGTGTTCCACCGCAAAGATAGCCGCAACGTGTTTCTGTTCAAACTGGGTGGGGTCACGGCCTCCTTCACTGCCTCCGTGGGCAGCCTGTTCCTCACAGCCATCGACAGGTACATATCCATTCACAGGCCCCTGGCCTATAAGAGGATTGTCACCAGGCCCAAGGCCGTGGTGGCGTTTTGCCTGATGTGGACCATAGCCATTGTGATCGCCGTGCTGCCTCTCCTGGGCTGGAACTGCGAGAAACTGCAATCTGTTTGCTCAGACATTTTCCCACACATTGATGAAACCTACCTGATGTTCTGGATCGGGGTCACCAGCGTACTGCTTCTGTTCATCGTGTATGCGTACATGTATATTCTCTGGAAGGCTCACAGCCACGCCGTCCGCATGATTCAGCGTGGCACCCAGAAGAGCATCATCATCCACACGTCTGAGGATGGGAAGGTACAGGTGACCCGGCCAGACCAAGCCCGCATGGACATTAGGTTAGCCAAGACCCTGGTCCTGATCCTGGTGGTGTTGATCATCTGCTGGGGCCCTCTGCTTGCAATCATGGTGTATGATGTCTTTGGGAAGATGAACAAGCTCATTAAGACGGTGTTTGCATTCTGCAGTATGCTCTGCCTGCTGAACTCCACCGTGAACCCCATCATCTATGCTCTGAGGAGTAAGGACCTGCGACACGCTTTCCGGAGCATGTTTCCCTCTTGTGAAGGCACTGCGCAGCCTCTGGATAACAGCATGGGGGACTCGGACTGCCTGCACAAACACGCAAACAATGCAGCCAGTGTTCACAGGGCCGCAGAAAGCTGCATCAAGAGCACGGTCAAGATTGCCAAGGTAACCATGTCTGTGTCCACAGACACGTCTGCCGAGGCTCTGTGA
- the CNR1 gene encoding cannabinoid receptor 1 isoform a (isoform a is encoded by transcript variant 17) encodes MKSILDGLADTTFRTITTDLLYVGSNDIQYEDIKGDMASKLGYFPQKFPLTSFRGSPFQEKMTAGDNPQLVPADQVNITEFYNKSLSSFKENEENIQCGENFMDIECFMVLNPSQQLAIAVLSLTLGTFTVLENLLVLCVILHSRSLRCRPSYHFIGSLAVADLLGSVIFVYSFIDFHVFHRKDSRNVFLFKLGGVTASFTASVGSLFLTAIDRYISIHRPLAYKRIVTRPKAVVAFCLMWTIAIVIAVLPLLGWNCEKLQSVCSDIFPHIDETYLMFWIGVTSVLLLFIVYAYMYILWKAHSHAVRMIQRGTQKSIIIHTSEDGKVQVTRPDQARMDIRLAKTLVLILVVLIICWGPLLAIMVYDVFGKMNKLIKTVFAFCSMLCLLNSTVNPIIYALRSKDLRHAFRSMFPSCEGTAQPLDNSMGDSDCLHKHANNAASVHRAAESCIKSTVKIAKVTMSVSTDTSAEAL; translated from the coding sequence ATGAAGTCGATCCTAGATGGCCTTGCAGATACCACCTTCCGCACCATCACCACTGACCTCCTGTACGTGGGCTCAAATGACATTCAGTACGAAGACATCAAAGGTGACATGGCATCCAAATTAGGGTACTTCCCACAGAAATTCCCTTTAACTTCCTTTAGGGGAAGTCCCTTCCAAGAGAAGATGACTGCGGGAGACAACCCCCAGCTAGTCCCAGCAGACCAGGTGAACATTACAGAATTTTACAACAAGTCTCTCTCGTCCTTCAAGGAGAATGAGGAGAACATCCAGTGTGGGGAGAACTTCATGGACATAGAGTGTTTCATGGTCCTGAACCCCAGCCAGCAGCTGGCCATTGCAGTCCTGTCCCTCACGCTGGGCACCTTCACGGTCCTGGAGAACCTCCTGGTGCTGTGCGTCATCCTCCACTCCCGCAGCCTCCGCTGCAGGCCTTCCTACCACTTCATCGGCAGCCTGGCGGTGGCAGACCTCCTGGGGAGTGTCATTTTTGTCTACAGCTTCATTGACTTCCACGTGTTCCACCGCAAAGATAGCCGCAACGTGTTTCTGTTCAAACTGGGTGGGGTCACGGCCTCCTTCACTGCCTCCGTGGGCAGCCTGTTCCTCACAGCCATCGACAGGTACATATCCATTCACAGGCCCCTGGCCTATAAGAGGATTGTCACCAGGCCCAAGGCCGTGGTGGCGTTTTGCCTGATGTGGACCATAGCCATTGTGATCGCCGTGCTGCCTCTCCTGGGCTGGAACTGCGAGAAACTGCAATCTGTTTGCTCAGACATTTTCCCACACATTGATGAAACCTACCTGATGTTCTGGATCGGGGTCACCAGCGTACTGCTTCTGTTCATCGTGTATGCGTACATGTATATTCTCTGGAAGGCTCACAGCCACGCCGTCCGCATGATTCAGCGTGGCACCCAGAAGAGCATCATCATCCACACGTCTGAGGATGGGAAGGTACAGGTGACCCGGCCAGACCAAGCCCGCATGGACATTAGGTTAGCCAAGACCCTGGTCCTGATCCTGGTGGTGTTGATCATCTGCTGGGGCCCTCTGCTTGCAATCATGGTGTATGATGTCTTTGGGAAGATGAACAAGCTCATTAAGACGGTGTTTGCATTCTGCAGTATGCTCTGCCTGCTGAACTCCACCGTGAACCCCATCATCTATGCTCTGAGGAGTAAGGACCTGCGACACGCTTTCCGGAGCATGTTTCCCTCTTGTGAAGGCACTGCGCAGCCTCTGGATAACAGCATGGGGGACTCGGACTGCCTGCACAAACACGCAAACAATGCAGCCAGTGTTCACAGGGCCGCAGAAAGCTGCATCAAGAGCACGGTCAAGATTGCCAAGGTAACCATGTCTGTGTCCACAGACACGTCTGCCGAGGCTCTGTGA